In Flavivirga abyssicola, the following are encoded in one genomic region:
- a CDS encoding RNA polymerase sigma factor gives MKTLENINNLSDEDLVKAIVKDNNTLLFEILYDRYARLVYNKCFGFAKDEDEAQDLTQDIFLKLFVKLGSFKEKSKFSTWLYAFTYNHCVNYVTRNTAKKLEKQSVDYKDIENLSEEEDDYSFLDMKVDKLKEALELISPNEKMILLLKYQDFLSIKEIESVLEIGESAVKMRIKRAKDKLITVYNDNILNNGK, from the coding sequence TTGAAAACCCTCGAAAACATTAATAATTTATCTGATGAAGATCTGGTAAAAGCAATTGTAAAAGACAATAATACATTGCTTTTCGAGATTTTATACGATAGGTATGCCAGGTTGGTATATAATAAATGTTTTGGTTTTGCGAAGGATGAAGATGAGGCTCAAGATTTAACCCAGGACATCTTTTTAAAACTTTTTGTTAAGTTAGGGAGCTTTAAAGAGAAATCTAAGTTTTCAACATGGCTATATGCTTTTACATATAATCATTGTGTAAATTATGTAACCAGAAATACCGCTAAAAAATTAGAAAAACAGTCTGTAGACTATAAAGATATTGAAAACCTTTCTGAAGAAGAAGATGATTATAGTTTTCTGGATATGAAAGTGGATAAGCTAAAAGAAGCTTTGGAACTAATTTCTCCTAACGAGAAAATGATTTTATTACTAAAATACCAGGATTTCCTTTCTATTAAAGAGATTGAAAGTGTTTTAGAAATTGGGGAAAGTGCCGTGAAAATGAGAATTAAACGCGCTAAAGATAAGTTGATAACAGTGTATAACGATAATATCTTAAATAATGGAAAATAA